From a region of the Lactuca sativa cultivar Salinas chromosome 4, Lsat_Salinas_v11, whole genome shotgun sequence genome:
- the LOC111887736 gene encoding 3-hydroxy-3-methylglutaryl-coenzyme A reductase, with amino-acid sequence MKSFAVADDQFPKSNDKKVVDCSKSNAFPLFNTIFFAFFFSVISYLFVTFRQKIHTATPLYLTLSEMAAVVCFVASFVYFLGFFGMNFLQSMPFPDEEEDDELEETNAKEIIHSTNSAGCVTKISDQDFLTPLPKSTTAVELLTATTEDEEVIQAVVTGQTPSYSLESKLGDCKRAAFIRRQALERITGRSLEGLPLDGFNYESILGQCCEMPVGYVQIPVGIAGPLLLDGMEFSVPMATTEGCLVASTNRGCKAINASGGATSILLKDGMTRAPVVRFATAKRAAELKFFLEEPLNFQTLASVFNKSSRFGRLQTIRCAMAGKNLYMRFTCSTGDAMGMNMVSKGVQNVLDYLQSDFPDMDIIGISGNYCSDKKPAAVNWIEGRGKSVVCEAIIKEEVVKKVLKTDVASLVELNMLKNLTGSAMAGALGGFNAHASNIVSAVYLATGQDPAQNVESSHCITMMEAVNGGKDLHVSVTMPSIEVGTVGGGTQLASQSACLNLLGVKGANKVSPGSNARQLAKVVAGSVLAGELSLMSAIAAGQLVKSHMKYNRSNK; translated from the exons atgaaatccTTCGCCGTTGCCGATGACCAATTCCCCAAGTCGAACGACAAGAAAGTGGTGGATTGCTCAAAATCTAATGCATTCCCTCTGTTTAACACCATCTTCTTCGCTTTCTTCTTCTCCGTTATCAGTTACCTCTTCGTCACCTTCCGCCAAAAGATCCACACCGCCACCCCTCTCTATCTCACCTTATCGGAGATGGCTGCTGTCGTCTGCTTTGTCGCCTCCTTCGTCTATTTTCTTGGTTTCTTCGGTATGAACTTCCTCCAGTCCATGCCGTTTCCAGATGAAGAAGAAGAcgatgaacttgaagaaacaaacGCCAAAGAGATCATCCATTCAACCAACTCCGCGGGCTGCGTTACCAAGATTTCCGATCAAG ATTTTCTAACTCCACTCCCTAAGTCCACCACTGCCGTTGAGTTACTCACGGCTACGACGGAAGATGAGGAGGTGATACAAGCGGTGGTTACCGGACAAACACCCTCTTACTCGCTCGAATCAAAGCTTGGGGACTGTAAACGTGCAGCGTTCATCAGACGACAAGCTTTGGAGAGGATAACAGGAAGGTCTCTTGAAGGTTTACCGTTAGATGGTTTCAACTACGAATCGATATTAGGACAGTGTTGCGAGATGCCGGTGGGTTATGTTCAAATTCCGGTGGGTATCGCCGGGCCGTTATTGCTCGACGGAATGGAGTTCTCGGTGCCGATGGCGACCACAGAAGGGTGTCTTGTGGCTAGTACCAATAGGGGTTGTAAAGCCATCAACGCTTCCGGTGGTGCCACCAGTATCCTCCTTAAAGATGGCATGACTAGAGCTCCGGTTGTCCGGTTTGCCACCGCCAAGAGAGCGGCAGAGTTGAAGTTTTTCTTGGAGGAACCACTCAATTTCCAGACTCTAGCTTCTGTTTTCAACAAGTCAAGTAGATTTGGAAGGCTTCAAACCATTAGATGTGCGATGGCCGGAAAGAATCTATACATGAGGTTTACTTGCAGCACTGGAGATGCAATGGGGATGAACATGGTTTCAAAAGGTGTTCAAAACGTTTTGGATTATCTCCAGTCCGATTTCCCGGACATGGACATCATCGGCATCTCCGGCAACTACTGCTCCGACAAGAAACCGGCTGCTGTCAACTGGATCGAAGGCCGTGGCAAATCAGTGGTATGTGAAGCAATCATAAAAGAGGAGGTGGTGAAGAAGGTGTTGAAAACCGATGTAGCTTCGTTGGTGGAACTAAACATGCTAAAGAACCTAACTGGATCAGCCATGGCCGGAGCTTTAGGTGGGTTCAATGCCCATGCAAGTAATATCGTGTCGGCGGTGTACTTAGCCACCGGACAAGATCCGGCCCAAAATGTGGAAAGCTCACACTGTATTACCATGATGGAGGCCGTGAATGGTGGCAAAGATCTTCATGTTTCAGTGACGATGCCGTCGATTGAGGTGGGGACAGTGGGTGGCGGGACGCAATTGGCTTCACAATCGGCGTGCTTGAATTTGCTTGGGGTGAAGGGTGCAAACAAGGTGTCGCCTGGATCTAATGCACGACAGTTGGCGAAGGTGGTCGCCGGGTCTGTTTTGGCCGGAGAATTGTCTCTCATGTCAGCAATCGCCGCCGGTCAACTTGTTAAGAGCCACATGAAATACAATAGATCCAACAAATAG